One part of the Solea solea chromosome 1, fSolSol10.1, whole genome shotgun sequence genome encodes these proteins:
- the LOC131470106 gene encoding rho GTPase-activating protein 12-like isoform X17 yields the protein MIETVSSSGHGHGDSPIYTNLKELKISQTHMPPLPSGSPIQTLGDWESYKDQSGRHFYYNRSTQERTWKPPRARETSSGNSRGENHSAGESSETTPLSPSFLPLLSLSIGRLKPLSSEDTCFSTYSSQSDSQYGSPPRGWSEEMDEHGHRLFVSDHTNEKWLKHVDEQGRPYYYSADGSRSEWELPKYNISPPQPSGDAPKTRSLDRRHLEPIILTKWRHSSHVEEPNDKRLLKTRRFRAVSARLHPYKHKDAPLGPIPSSPDSDSCPSSPKPPDSPSEKCGVLNVTKITENGKKVRKNWTSSWTVLQGSILLFAKGQGGGSSWFGGNQSQPEFTVDLKGGSVEWASKDKSSKKHVLELKTRQGTDLLIQSENENVISDWFRALQDMISTHACESDEAIEEDMPESPGSEKHDKEKEHRDSKKGRAAMKTSTSMDSSDNKKTRHKLKKFLIRRPTLQSVRDKGYIKDQVFGCSLSSLCQRENSTVPHFVRMCIDHVENSGLHVDGLYRVSGNLAVIQKLRYAVNHDEKVSLEDGKWEDIHVTTGALKMYFRELPEPLFTYTLFHDFVNAIKISDYKQRVQSIKNLIKQLPKPNHDTMQVLFKHMRKVIEHGEENRMNTQSMAIVFGPTLLRPETETWNMAVHMVYQNQIVELTLLEYESFFGR from the exons ATGATAGAG ACGGTGTCTTCATCAGGCCATGGCCACGGTGACTCGCCCATCTACACCAACCTCAAGGAGCTGAAGATCAGCCAGACACACATGCCCCCTCTGCCCTCAGGCTCCCCCATTCAGACTTTGGGTGACTGGGAGAGTTACAAGGACCAGAGTGGCAGGCACTTCTACTACAACCGCTCCACCCAAGAGAGGACCTGGAAGCCGCCTCGAGCCAGGGAGACCAGTAGCGGCAACTCCAGAGGAGAAAACCACAGTGCAGGAGAGAGCTCTGAG ACTACTCCTCTATCGCCTtctttcctccccctcctttcGCTGTCCATCGGTCGACTTAAGCCTCTGTCGTCGGAGGACACCTGCTTCAGTACCTACTCTAGCCAGTCTGACAGTCAGTATGGCTCGCCGCCGCGTGGTTGGTCGGAGGAGATGGATGAGCACGGCCACAGGCTGTTCGTCAGCGACCATACTAACGAGAAG TGGTTAAAACATGTTGATGAACAGGGCCGACCTTATTACTACAGCGCCGATGGTTCCAGGTCAGAATGGGAGCTGCCAAAG TACAATATCTCCCCTCCCCAGCCTTCTGGAGATGCTCCAAAAACTCGCAGTCTGGACAGGAGACACTTGGAGCCCATCATCCTGACCAAGTGGAGACATAGTTCTCACGTTGAAGAGCCAAACGACAAG CGGCTGTTAAAAACCAGACGTTTCCGCGCAGTCTCTGCCCGCCTACACCcatacaaacacaaa GATGCACCTCTGGGTCCCATACCCTCCTCTCCTGACTCTGACTCCTGCCCTTCGTCTCCAAAGCCCCCTGACTCT CCATCTGAAAAGTGTGGGGTtctgaatgtgacaaaaatcacAGAGAATGGCAAAAAAGTGCG AAAGAACTGGACCTCCTCCTGGACAGTTCTCCAAGGATCCATACTGCTGTTTGCCAAAGGACAAGGAGGTGGAAGCAGCTGG TTTGGAGGAAACCAGTCCCAACCCGAGTTCACTGTGGATCTGAAGGGCGGCTCAGTGGAATGGGCCTCCAAGGACAAATCCAGCAAGAAGCACGTATTAGAG CTGAAGACTCGGCAGGGAACAGACTTGCTGATCCAGTCAGAAAATGAGAACGTCATCTCTGACTGGTTCAGAGCGCTGCAGGACATGATCAGCACCCAC gctTGTGAGTCTGATGAGGCCATCGAGGAGGACATGCCCGAGTCTCCTGGTTCTGAGAAACATGACAAGGAGAAAGAACATAGAGACTCAAAGAAAGGCAGAG CAGCCATGAAGACCTCCACCAGCATGGACTCCTCCGACAACAAGAAGACCAGACACAAGCTGAAGAAGTTCCTCATCCGCCGCCCGACACTACAGTCCGTCAGAGATAAGGGATACATCAAGG ATCAGGTGTTTGGCTGCAGTTTGTCCAGTTTGTGTCAAAGGGAAAACAGCACAGTGCCACACTTTGTAAGGATGTGCATCGACCATGTGGAGAACAGTG GTCTGCATGTGGATGGGCTGTACAGAGTCAGTGGAAATCTGGCCGTCATACAGAAACTACGATATGCTGTCAATCACG atgAGAAGGTGAGCCTGGAAGACGGGAAGTGGGAGGACATCCATGTGACCACAGGAGCGTTAAAGATGTACTTCAGAGAGCTGCCAGAGCCGCTCTTCACCTACACTCTCTTCCATGACTTTGTCAATGCCATCA AAATATCAGACTACAAGCAGCGGGTTCAGTCCATCAAAAACTTGATCAAACAACTGCCTAAGCCAAACCATGACACCATGCAGGTTCTCTTCAAACACATGAGGAA GGTGATCGAACATGGTGAAGAAAACCGTATGAACACTCAAAGCATGGCCATCGTGTTCGGCCCGACACTGCTGCGGCCTGAAACGGAGACCTGGAACATGGCCGTCCACATGGTCTACCAGAACCAGATAGTGGAGCTGACACTGCTGGAGTATGAGAGCTTTTTTGGCAGGTAG
- the LOC131470106 gene encoding rho GTPase-activating protein 12-like isoform X16, protein MYPDENETTVSSSGHGHGDSPIYTNLKELKISQTHMPPLPSGSPIQTLGDWESYKDQSGRHFYYNRSTQERTWKPPRARETSSGNSRGENHSAGESSETTPLSPSFLPLLSLSIGRLKPLSSEDTCFSTYSSQSDSQYGSPPRGWSEEMDEHGHRLFVSDHTNEKWLKHVDEQGRPYYYSADGSRSEWELPKYNISPPQPSGDAPKTRSLDRRHLEPIILTKWRHSSHVEEPNDKRLLKTRRFRAVSARLHPYKHKDAPLGPIPSSPDSDSCPSSPKPPDSPSEKCGVLNVTKITENGKKVRKNWTSSWTVLQGSILLFAKGQGGGSSWFGGNQSQPEFTVDLKGGSVEWASKDKSSKKHVLELKTRQGTDLLIQSENENVISDWFRALQDMISTHACESDEAIEEDMPESPGSEKHDKEKEHRDSKKGRAAMKTSTSMDSSDNKKTRHKLKKFLIRRPTLQSVRDKGYIKDQVFGCSLSSLCQRENSTVPHFVRMCIDHVENSGLHVDGLYRVSGNLAVIQKLRYAVNHDEKVSLEDGKWEDIHVTTGALKMYFRELPEPLFTYTLFHDFVNAIKISDYKQRVQSIKNLIKQLPKPNHDTMQVLFKHMRKVIEHGEENRMNTQSMAIVFGPTLLRPETETWNMAVHMVYQNQIVELTLLEYESFFGR, encoded by the exons ACGGTGTCTTCATCAGGCCATGGCCACGGTGACTCGCCCATCTACACCAACCTCAAGGAGCTGAAGATCAGCCAGACACACATGCCCCCTCTGCCCTCAGGCTCCCCCATTCAGACTTTGGGTGACTGGGAGAGTTACAAGGACCAGAGTGGCAGGCACTTCTACTACAACCGCTCCACCCAAGAGAGGACCTGGAAGCCGCCTCGAGCCAGGGAGACCAGTAGCGGCAACTCCAGAGGAGAAAACCACAGTGCAGGAGAGAGCTCTGAG ACTACTCCTCTATCGCCTtctttcctccccctcctttcGCTGTCCATCGGTCGACTTAAGCCTCTGTCGTCGGAGGACACCTGCTTCAGTACCTACTCTAGCCAGTCTGACAGTCAGTATGGCTCGCCGCCGCGTGGTTGGTCGGAGGAGATGGATGAGCACGGCCACAGGCTGTTCGTCAGCGACCATACTAACGAGAAG TGGTTAAAACATGTTGATGAACAGGGCCGACCTTATTACTACAGCGCCGATGGTTCCAGGTCAGAATGGGAGCTGCCAAAG TACAATATCTCCCCTCCCCAGCCTTCTGGAGATGCTCCAAAAACTCGCAGTCTGGACAGGAGACACTTGGAGCCCATCATCCTGACCAAGTGGAGACATAGTTCTCACGTTGAAGAGCCAAACGACAAG CGGCTGTTAAAAACCAGACGTTTCCGCGCAGTCTCTGCCCGCCTACACCcatacaaacacaaa GATGCACCTCTGGGTCCCATACCCTCCTCTCCTGACTCTGACTCCTGCCCTTCGTCTCCAAAGCCCCCTGACTCT CCATCTGAAAAGTGTGGGGTtctgaatgtgacaaaaatcacAGAGAATGGCAAAAAAGTGCG AAAGAACTGGACCTCCTCCTGGACAGTTCTCCAAGGATCCATACTGCTGTTTGCCAAAGGACAAGGAGGTGGAAGCAGCTGG TTTGGAGGAAACCAGTCCCAACCCGAGTTCACTGTGGATCTGAAGGGCGGCTCAGTGGAATGGGCCTCCAAGGACAAATCCAGCAAGAAGCACGTATTAGAG CTGAAGACTCGGCAGGGAACAGACTTGCTGATCCAGTCAGAAAATGAGAACGTCATCTCTGACTGGTTCAGAGCGCTGCAGGACATGATCAGCACCCAC gctTGTGAGTCTGATGAGGCCATCGAGGAGGACATGCCCGAGTCTCCTGGTTCTGAGAAACATGACAAGGAGAAAGAACATAGAGACTCAAAGAAAGGCAGAG CAGCCATGAAGACCTCCACCAGCATGGACTCCTCCGACAACAAGAAGACCAGACACAAGCTGAAGAAGTTCCTCATCCGCCGCCCGACACTACAGTCCGTCAGAGATAAGGGATACATCAAGG ATCAGGTGTTTGGCTGCAGTTTGTCCAGTTTGTGTCAAAGGGAAAACAGCACAGTGCCACACTTTGTAAGGATGTGCATCGACCATGTGGAGAACAGTG GTCTGCATGTGGATGGGCTGTACAGAGTCAGTGGAAATCTGGCCGTCATACAGAAACTACGATATGCTGTCAATCACG atgAGAAGGTGAGCCTGGAAGACGGGAAGTGGGAGGACATCCATGTGACCACAGGAGCGTTAAAGATGTACTTCAGAGAGCTGCCAGAGCCGCTCTTCACCTACACTCTCTTCCATGACTTTGTCAATGCCATCA AAATATCAGACTACAAGCAGCGGGTTCAGTCCATCAAAAACTTGATCAAACAACTGCCTAAGCCAAACCATGACACCATGCAGGTTCTCTTCAAACACATGAGGAA GGTGATCGAACATGGTGAAGAAAACCGTATGAACACTCAAAGCATGGCCATCGTGTTCGGCCCGACACTGCTGCGGCCTGAAACGGAGACCTGGAACATGGCCGTCCACATGGTCTACCAGAACCAGATAGTGGAGCTGACACTGCTGGAGTATGAGAGCTTTTTTGGCAGGTAG